The genomic interval GCCGGTGCCCGCCGCCGGCTCAGCCGCCGCCGGCCCGCTTGGCGGCCGAGGCCGGGCGGCGGGACCCGGGCATCGTGAACTCCAGCGGCTTCGGGTCGAAGCCCAGACCCGCGGCGTCCGCCGCGGCGGACGCCGCAGGCCCGCCCGGCTCCGCCACCGCCTCGGCGTCGACGAACCCGCCCGGTGCGCGGGTGGGCACGAGGCCGGTGCCGTCGGGGGCGAGGGTGTAGGCGTCCCCGCCGGGTGCGTCGGGCGTGCCGCGGACCTCCCGGACCGGCCGGCGGAGCTCCGCCGCGGTCGCGGCGGGGAGGACCGTCCGCGCGGCGTGAGCCCCCGCGGGGCGGGCGTGGTAGCCGATCACGCCGACGAGGCTGAAGGCGCAGAGCAGGCTGGCGGCGAGGAGGAGGCGGGGGCGGCTGGCGGCGGTGTCCATGGGACCGTTCATCGGCGTGGCCGCGGGCCCGCTGAAGGGCGGGCGGGGCCCCGCCGCCGACCCCCCGCGACGCGTTTGCTACATTCCCGCTCCGCGGGCTTGTAGCTCAGTTGGTTAGAGCGCACCCCTGATAAGGGTGAGGTCGAAGGTTCGAGTCCTTCCTGGCCCATCGAGACCCCCGCCGTCTCCCGCCGCCCCGGCGTCCGCTCCCGCGGAGCCGGGGCTTTTCATGGCCCCGGGACCTCCGCCGACCCCGCCCGCCGCGGCGCCGCCTCCGCTGCCGGCGTCGCTGCGTCGGGTGCTGGTGGTGCAGACCGACCACCACCTGGGCAACACCGCCCTCTCGCTGCCGGTGGTCGCGGCGCTGGGCGCCCACTTCTGCCGGGGGGTCGACCTCCTCGTCGACGCGCGCTACGCCGGCGTCGTGGGCGGCGTGCCGGGCGTCCGCCGCGTGCGGTCGATGCCGGCGCAGCGGGACGGCTTCGGGAACAAGCGGCGCGGGATCCCCGCCACCGCCCTGCTGCTGGCGCGGCTGGCGGCGCGGCGGTACGAGGCGGTGATCGACCTCGCCGGCGGCGTGCGGACCGGCATCCTCGTGCGGGCGGCGGGCTGGGCGACGCGCGAGCGGGTGGGCTTCCTGCAGGCCCGCCGGCCCGGGGCGTACACCCGCACGATCGATGCGCCCGACACCGCCCGCACCGGCACGCACTTCTTCGACCGCTACGCCCGGACGCTCGCCTGCATCGGCCGCGATCCCGGCGCGCCCTGGCCGCCCCCGGTCCGGCTGCGGCCGACCGACGCCGACCACGCCGCCGGCGCGGCGGCGATCGCGCACGCCTTCCCCGACGCCGCCGGGCCGCTGGTGGTGCTGCACCCCGCCGCGGGCATCGCCTGGCGCTGCTGGCCGCCGGAGCGGTTCGCCGCGGTGGCCCGCGGGCTCGTGGCCCGGCGCGACGCGCGGGTGCTCATCGTCGGCGTCGACGGCGACCGCGAGCGGGCGGAGGCGATCATCGCCGCCGCCGCGGCCGGCCCCGGAGGCGCGGCAACCGGCCGCGTCGCCTTCGCCTCGCGGCCGCTGCCGGTGACGCTGGCGGTGCTGGCCGCGGCGGACCTGCTCGTCTCCAACGAGAGCGGCCCAACGCACCTCGCCGCGGCCGCGGGCACGCCGGTGGTCACCGTCTTCGGCCCCACCGACGAGACGCGCTGGCGCCCGCTGCCGCTCTCGCCCGACCGCCTCGACGTGCTGCGGGGCTCCGCCTGCGACCCCGGCTGCCACGGAAGGACCTGCGTGTCCGGGCGGCGTTGCCTCCTGAGCCTGTCGGCGGACGCGGTGCTCGCCGCCGCGTGCGACATGCTCGACCGGGCCCCGAAGCGGCCGCTTCCTACCTTCGGGCCATGACCGGCCGCCTCCTCTTGCCGGTCCTGCTCGCGGTCCTGCTCGCGGTCCTGCTCCAAGCGTCCCCCGCCGACGCGAAGACCCGCCGCGGCCTCACCGGGACGGTCGTGTACGCGACCTGGACGCAGGACCCCACCACCACGCTGACCGTTCACTGGATCGACGACGACCCCGGCGATCCCGCGGACCGCGGCGGCGGGCGGTCCCCGACGCTCACGGTCCGCGGGATCGACGGCACCGAGGGCGCCGACGCCGGCGTGTCGGTCACCGCCGCCACCATGCTGCCGATCCCCGGGACCTCCCGCTTCGTCCACCGCGCCGAGGCCACCGGCCTGGCGCCGGGCGCGGCCTACGCGGTCCGCGTGCCCGGCGACCCGCGGCCACGCCGCTTCCGCACCGTCGACGCCGACCCCGCGACCCCGACCCGCTTCGTGCTCACCTCCGACGTCTACCGCCGCCGCGACCCCCTGCTGGCGATGCACGCCCACCTCGCGGCCCGCGATCCCGCCTTCGTCATCCTCGCCGGGGACATCGCCTACGCCAACGGCGACGTGGAGAACGCGGACAGGTGGCTGGACTTCCTCTGGGCCTGGGACGACCGCGTCGTCACCGCGGAGGGGTTCTCGGTGCCGATGATCGCCCTGATCGGCAACCACGAGGTCGACGGCGGCTACCTCCACGAGATCGACCGCGACCGCTACCCCGATCCCGCCGACGCGAGTCCCTTCTTCCGCCGGCTCTTCGCCTTCCCCGGCGAGCGGAGCTACGGCGTGCTGGACTTCGGCGACGACCTCTCGCTGGTCGCCCTGGACTCGGGCCACCAAGCGGCGATCGCCGGCGAGCAGACCCGCTGGCTGGAGGAGACGCTCGCCGCCCGGCAGCACCGCACGCACCTGTTCACCGCCTGGCACGTCCCGGCGTACCCCTCGGCCCGGCGGCTGGCCTCGTCGATGCCCCGTCGCCTCCGCCGCCACTTCGTGCCGCTCTTGGACCGCTACGGCGTCGACGCCAGCTTCGAGGGCCACGACCACGCGTACAAGCGGACGCAGCCGATCCGCCACGGCAAGATCGACCCGCTGGGAACCGTCTACGTGGGCGACGGCGGCTACGCCGACCTCGCCGAGCGGGTCCCCGCCGAACCCGGCCGCGGCGGCTGGTTCTCCGACGCCCGCTGGTACCTCGCCAACTCCAAGCAGACCGACCACTTCGAGGTGGTGACGCTCACCGGCCCGGACCGCCGCTTCGAGGCCGTCGGCGCCGACGGGGAGGTCTTCGACGCTTGGGAGAGCCATGGCAACGAGCCCAAGGCGGTGGTGGAGACGCCGGTCACGCCGGTCCCGGCCCGGGCGGAGTTCTGGCTGCTGCTCATCGGCGTGCCGGCGGCCGTGGGCGCCGGGGCGTGGTGGACGCGCCTGACGCGGTCGCGGCGCCGGGCCGCCGCCGCCGCGGCGTAGCTTCGGGCGCATGCCCGCCTCCTCGCTCCGTCCCGGCCTCGTCTCGATCACCTTCCGGGGGCTCGCGGCGGAGGAGGTGCTCCGGGAGGCCGTCGCCGCCGGGCTGGAGGGCATCGAGTGGGGCGGCGACGTGCACGCGCCGCACGGGGACCTGGCGGCGGCCGAGCGGATCGGCCATGCGACGCGCGACGCCGGCCTGGCTCTGCCGACCTACGGGTCGTACCTGCGGGCCGGTGCCGGGGGGCCCGGCCAGCCCCCGGTGGCCGCGGTCATCGCCTCGGCGGCCGCGCTCGGTGCCGCCGACGTCCGGGTCTGGGCGGGCGGGACGGGCAGCGCGGAGGCGGAGCCCGCCGACCGCGCCGCGGTCGCCGCGGGCCTCCGCGAGGCCTGCGACCGCGCCGCCGACGCCGGCCTCGGCGTGGCCTTGGAGTACCACGCCGGCACGCTCACCGACACCGCCGACTCCTGCCTCGCCCTGCTCGACGCCGTCGACCGGCCGAACCTCTCGACGCTCTGGCAGACCACCAACGGGGCGAGCGACGCCCACAGCCTCGCGACCCTCCGGCGTCTGCAGCCGCGGGTGCGGCACGCGCACGTGTTCGAGTGGGACACCGGCGCCGCCGACCAGCGCCCGCTCGCCGCCGGCGCCGACCGCTGGCGCCGCTTCCTCGGCGAACTCGCCGCGCCCGGCGTCGAGCGTTTCTGCCTGATGGAGTTCGTCCGGGGCGGGACGCTCGGGCAGTTCCACGCCGACGCCGCGACGCTCAAGGGCTGGCTGGCGGGCACCCATCCGCCGGCCTGAGCGGTGCCGCACCCGCGTGGAGCACCCACAACCGGGTGTCGAAGGTCGCGTCCCGGGGGGCGTGACACCCGGGCCCCAAACGCTGCGCCCGCCCGCGTCTCTCTCGGGGCGCACCTCAGGCCATCGTGTCTAGCATCGCCGCGTGGATCTCGTGCTGCAGCGCCCCGCCGCCGAGCAGCGCTTCGGCCTCGTCGAGCACCGTCTCGCTCAGGCGGCGGACCTCTCGGCCGAGGCTCCCGGCGATGTGGCTGGAGAGGTGCGCGTTGGGCAGGTCGTACAGCGGGCTGCCGGCCACCGGCGGCTCGGGCGCGGTGACGTCCAGCAGCGCGGTCAGGTCGGGCCGCTCGCGGAGGACGCCGACGAGGCCCTCCTCGTCCACCTGGGCGCCCCGCCCCGTGTTCAGGAAGGTCGCCCCGGGCCGCATCGAGGCGAACAGGTCGCGGGTGAGCGCGTGGCGCAGGCTCGGGAGGTCCGGCAGGTGGTTGCTGACCACCTCGCAGGAGGCGAACGCCTCCTCCATGCCGATCCTCCGGGCGCCGTGGGCGTCGAGCACGGCGTCGTCGACGAAGGGGTCCACCACGCGGACGTCGAAGCGGAAGTGCCCCAGCAGCTCCGCGGTCATCCGCCCCACCGCCCCGAAGCCCAGCAGCGCCACCGGGGTGTCCCACACGCCCGGGCCCACCGGCGGGCCGCCGCCGCGGTCCCAGGGGCCCGCGATCGACCGGCTGTTCCCGAAGTAGTTCTTCGAGGCCAGCAGGATCTGGGCGAGGCTGAACTCCGCGACCGGCCGCCCGTTCGCCTTCCAGGCGCTCACCACCCGCACCCCGCGGTCGAGCATCGGCCCGGCGAAGCCCTTCACCGTGCCGGCGGCGTAGAAGAGCACCTCCAGGTCGGGCAGCCGGGCCAGCGTGTCCGCCTCCAGCCGGGGCATGCCCCACGTCGAGAAGGCCCAGCGGACGCCGGCGAGGCCCGCGGCCGGGTCGCCGGTCACCACGCCGGGCCGCAGGTCGGTGAAGGAGGCGAGGCGGTCGCGGCCGGCGTCGCCGTAGACGCGTTGGATCTGGTCGGGGTCGCCGATGAGCGCGGCGACGGGTCGGGAGCGGTTGGCAACCATCGGCGAGGACCGTACCGGCCGGGCCCGGCCGCCTCCGCGGCGAGCCCGCCGGCCACTGGACCCCGCGCTGCACGCCGGGCCTCGCGCGCTTCTACGCATCCCAAGGGGTCCACGGGCGTCCGTCGATGCACCGGCTCGGGCGCCACGCCCTGCAGGGCCGGGCTCTCCACGGGACGTTCGGGGCCGGATGCCCGGAAATCCACCGGGATGCGGATCAGTCGCCGTGCTTCTGCCGCAGCCGGCCCGAAAGCCGCAGCAGCAGGTGGCCCCGCTCGAAGAAGTCCACGACCTCCCTCACCACCGCCGCCAGCGGGTCGAAGTCCGCGTCGCGGAACCCCGGCCCCACGCCCAACGCTGCGGCCTCCGCCGCGGGCAGCGCCTTGCTCGCCATGCCGCGGTAGCGCGACAGCGTGCGGTCGCCCATCGCGATCACCGGCTCGAGGTCCTCGGCGAGCAGGTACGTCACCGGCACCCGGAAGCCGCCGTTGACCTGGCTCTTCACCACCAGCTCCGCGTGCTCCTCCGACCGCGGGAGGAAGCGGAGGCGGATCCTCGCGGGGTTCGCCTCCGCCGCCCGCTGCATCGCCGCACCCTGCAGCGCGCAGTCGCCGCACCACGGCCCGGTAAGGCACAGCACGTTCATCTCGCGGGTGAAGCCGCCGAGCGTCGCCCGCTGCGTGTCGTCGAGCGCGAGCTGCCCGTGCCGCTCCCGCCAGGGACCCAGCTGGCCGGCCGCCTCGCCGGCGGCGCACAGCCCCTCGAAGGAGAGGCCTTTCTCGAAGGAGGACCGGAGGACGTCGGCGGGAGCGAACATGCGGGCACGCTACGCGGGGCCGCGCCCGTCTCAGGCCGGCTCGGCCTCAACGCCGCTGAAGCCGAGGTTCACCCGCAGCCGCTGGGCGATGAGCTGGCCGACCGGGTTGCTGCCGAAGAGCCCGATGTCCAGCCGCACGAAGGTCACGCCGTCGCTCACCGGCTTGATGACGAACTTGTACTCGTGCCCGCGCGGGTTCATCGAGACGATCTCGCGGCGGAAGCCGTCCTCGCTGGTCGCGTCGGAGAACACCCGGAACCCCAGCTCGTCGAAGCTGGCGTAGACCGCGTCGGCGACCACCTCGGGGGTGGTCATGAGCGCCATGTCGACCTTGCCGAACTTCATCGCGGTCCCGCCGGTCTTCGCCGCGTTGGCCACCGCCCCCAGCGCCGCCAGCTCCAGCCCGCCCGCGCAGCCGCCGAGCAGCGGCAACGCCGCAACCACCACCCCCGCCGTCCCGACGCGTCTGCCGCTCATCGCGCAGAATCTACGCCGCGGCTCCCGCGGATCCGCGGACCGCCGCTCCCGAACCGCGAAATCGGCCACGGTCCGCGGCGTCGGGACGGACGCGATCCCGCCCGGCTCCGCGGCGCGCCCGACGCGGCGCCCGCCCGCGGACCGCACGCGAAAGAGGCCGCCGGACCTCTCGGTCCGCGGCCTCTCGGGCTCAGGCCGCCGCGGGGGCGGCGTGCTCCGGGCGTGCTTCAGCCCCTCATCTGCGTGATCGTCGACTGCAGGCCCTCCACGGCCTCCTCCATCGACGGCACCGACGACAGGTCCATCTCCTTGAGCTTGTCGACGGCCGCCTGCGCCTTGTCGAGGTTGCCCTCGCCGATGGCGTTGCCGGCCTCGTTCATCAGCTCGGCCACCTTCGTCTGCATCTGCGCGCTCAGGTCGTTCACGCCCTCGCCGACCTTCTCCATCGTGGACGTGCCGGCGGCCAGCAGCTCCTCGCCCTTGGCGGCCGCGTCGCCCATGGCGCCCTCGGCGTCCTCCCGCACGCCGTCCATCGCCGCGCCGGCGTCCTCCATGAGGCTGTCGCCGGCGGCGTCCGCGTCGTCCATCACGTCCTCGGCGGCGGTCTCGTGCGCCGTGCCGTCGGCGTGATCGTGCGCGTCGGGGGCGGTCACGGCGGTGTCGACGGCGGCCGGCCCCTCGGGCTGGTCGCAGCCGGTGGCGGCGAGCAGGGCGGCGGCGAGGGCGGTGGCGGCGAAGGGGGCGGTGGGGAGGCTCATGGCGCTGACGGATTCTCGGGGTGCGGGGGAGGAACGGGCGGGGCCGCCCGCCGCAACGGCTTGCGGCGGGGGGCCACAGCCTATCCCCTCCGGGCGACGACGGCCACAGCACAAACCCTCAATCCGCCGCCCCGCCCGGCGCCTCGCCCCGCGGCCGGATCACCCGCACGTCCATCTGCGGGAAGGGGATGGCCAGGCCCGCCGCGTCCAGGTGCGTCTTGACCGCCCGCGTCAGCGCCTCGTGAACCGGCCAGTAGCGCGACTTCTCCGTCCAGAAGCGGACCTTCCACGCGACCGCCGAGTCGCCGAGGCCGTCGAGGAAGACCTGGTGCCCGCGACCCTCGCCGTCCACGCGGTCCGCGGCGAGGGAATCCGCCGCGGCGTTGAGCACCTCCCGGGTCCGGTCCAGGTCCGCGTCGTAGGCGACGCCGACGGGCACCTCCACCCGGCGGTGCTCGTGGAAGGTCACGTTCTCGATCTTCGCCCCGTAGATCTCGCCGTTGGGGACGAGGATGCGGCGGTTGTCGAAGGTGTCGAAGGTCGTGGTGAACAGCTCGATCGCGTCGACCTTCGCCGTCAGCCCCGCCGCGGAGACCACGTCGCCCACCTTGAACGGCCGGAACACCAGCAGCATCACCCCCGCCGCGAAGTTCTGCAGCGTGCCCGAGAGCGCCAGGCCGATCGCGAAGCCCGCCGCCGCGATCATCGCCGCGAAGCTGGTCATCGGGATGCCCGCGTAGCCCAGCGCCGTCAGCACGCCGAGCAGGAACACGGCGTAGAAGACCAGCTTCGCGGCGAACCGCACCAGCGTCTCCTCGATCCGGGCCCGCCGCGCCGCCTTCGCGACGAAGCCCGAGGCCACCTTCGCCAGGACCGCCCCGCCCACCAGGAGGGCGACCGCGACCCCCGCCGGCACCAGGAAGCCGGTGACCAGCGGCCAGGCCGCCTCCAGGTCGCCGCGGCGGAGGCCGTCGAGGGCGACGAACAGCGTGTCCGCCGCGCGGCCCGCGAGGGCGTCGGCGCCCGCGCCGGCCGCGTTCAGGGGGGAGGGATCGGGGTCGGCCTGGGCCAGCGTGGCAGGGAGGATCGGCGGCATCGTCCCCCGGTTTCGGCACGACGCCCGCGGGAAGGCCACCGCCGTGCCACACTGCCGCCCCGGGGGCCAGCGGGCCCCTCCCCCCACCCCCCAGGAACCGCGGCAGATGAAGATCGTTCAGGAGTTCAAGGAGTTCATCCTCAAAGGCAACATGGTCGACCTCGCGGTCGGCATCGTGATCGGCGCCGCCTTCAGCAAGGTCGTCACCACCCTGGTGGGCAGCGTCATCATGCCGCCCACCGCCTTCCTGATGGGCGGCGTCGACCTCGCCTCCAAGAAGACCCTCCTCATCGAGGAGCTCCGCGAGGGCGACACGCACCCCGTCTACCAGAACACGGTCGAGAAGGACATCCCCGCGGTCTACCTCGAGTGGGGGGCGATGCTCCAGGCTCTCTTCGAGCTGCTCGTCGTCGGCCTCGCGATCTTCGTCGTCATCAAGGCCATCAACGCGATGCGGAAGAAGCAGGAGGAGGCCCCCAAGGAGGAGCCGACGCCCGTGGAGGTCGAGCTGCTGCGGGACATCCGCGACGAGCTGCGCAGCCGCGGCGGCCCGCCGCCGGCCTGAGGGCGACGGAGCCGGCGGCGCGGGGACGCCCCCGCGCGCGCGACGACGCCCGCGGAGCGCGGGCGTCGGGTCCCCCGCGGCGGCTCCGGGCCTCAGGCCCGCCGGCGACGCAGCAGCGCCAGCCCGCCGAGGCCGAGCACGGCCGCGGCCGTCGGCTCGGGCACGACGGTGAGGTCGCGGATCAGGTCGCCGGTCGTGATCGCGCCCAACGAGGTGGCGACACCGGTGTCCAGGTCGATCGTGTAGAGCGCCGAGTTCGGGCCGCTCTGCAGGTTCGCGTACGCGATCCCGGTCGCCCCGGAGATGTCCAGGCCCAGCTCGTTGGTCAGCGGGCTCACGCCCAGCGAGCCGATCGTGTTCAGCGTGCCCGCGTTGTTCGCGACCGTCACCAGCACGCCGAGCTTCTGGTCGATGCCGAACTGCTGCGTGGTCGTCGCGCCCGCGACGCTGTTCGTGTACGCGATGCCGGCGATGTTCGGGTCGGCCCCCTCGTTCGCATCGCCCGCCGCGTAGAAGACCGGGGTCTTCTCGACGGGGCCGAGGTACTGCCCGCTGTCGCCGCTGACGACGCGGTTGTTGTCGGTGTCGCTGATGATCCGGGCAAACTCGCCGGACATGAAGGCCGGGTTGAAGTCGAACGCGAAGCTCGTGCCCCGAAGCCGCGGGCTGAACGCCGCGAAGGGCGTCGCCTCGAAGGTGTCGGTGTCGAAGGTGTAGAGCCGGTTGGTGGAGCCCAGCAGGTAGATCTCGTCGGTCGCCGGCCGGTAATCGATCGCGAGCAGGTTCTCGTTGTTCGCCAGGCCGGTGACCGCCCCGCCGTCGATCGACACGCTCGGCGCCGCGCTGTCGAACACCGTGACGCTGTTCTGCGTCGTCAGGCCGTAGATCAGCTCCGCCGAGGCGGCGGAAGTGACCCCCACCGCCGCGATCGCCAGGCCGGCGGCGGCTAGGGAGCGGGTGGGATGACTCGTCGGGTTCTGCATCAGGTTCTCCTGCGGGGGGGAAGGACTGCGGCCACCGCGGGCTCGCAACGGATGGTGGATATCCCGAGACGGGGAATCCACCACGGTGAACCTACGCGGCACCCCCCGCCCCGGATGCACCCCACCCCCGAGAAGTTTTCTCCCCAAAGCCGCCGCCCATCCAGCCCCCTCGCGCACAAGGCAGACAAAGCGGCGTCGCCGCTCAGCTCTCGCCGCCACCCTGGCCGCGCGAGCTGCGTGGCGACGCCACGCTGTCCGAGCCGCCAATCCAGCTCCCTCGCGCACAAGCCAAACAGAGCGGCGTCGCCGCTCAGCTCTCGCAGCCAATCCCGCTCGATGCCCTCACGCTCCTTCGCGCAATCCGCGGGCGCGCTCCACCGGGACGAACGCACCACGCTCCACCGACTCCCCCAGCCGCCACCGCTCCACCAGCCGCTGCCCCTCCGCGGGAGGCCGCAGCCCGCGGTCGATATCCCAGAACCACCCCGGGTGGTCCGGCAGGTATGCGAACCGCTGGAAGCGATACTTGCGGCGGCTCTGAATCCGGAAACAATCTCCGCCCTTCGAGAACAGAGATCCACCCCCCGCCCCATCCCCCCGCTCCCGCCTCAGCCCCGCCGAGACCGAACGCTTCATCGCCGCCCGCACCCGCTCCGCCTCCCGCGTGCCGTGCCACGCCACGAGCGTGTGCAAGTGCGACGCCGAGCTGCCCACCGCGATGAGGAGCAGCCGCTGGCGGGCCGCCGCCTCTTGCAGCCAACCGATGCACGACCGCTGCAACGCGGGCGTGCATACCACCTCCGCCCTCTTCATCAAGGCCCGGTGATGCCGAGCCCGAGCCTCGTTCGGCGGCCGGGTCACCCGCCACCGACGGTCGTGATGCCCCGCCTCCCGGTCGACCATCCAGGACCCGTACGTGTGGAGCGTGATGAGAAACAGCGGCACAGCGACAAACCTACCAAAGACCGGTCATTCGCGAGCGGCCGCGGTTCCCCTCTCATACACCGCCCTCACACGCAAGCCGAAGAAACCGCCGCAGCCACCCCGGCCGCGGTAGCTGCGTGGCGACGCCACGCTGTCCGACTCCCCATCCAGCTCCCTCGCGCACAAGGCAGACAGAGCGGCGTCGCCGCTCCGCTCTCGAAGCCACCCTGGCCGCGCTAGCTGCGTGGCGACGCCACGCTGTCCGAGCCGCCGATCCAGCTCCCTCGCGCACAAGCAGACAGAGCGGCGTCGCCGCTCAGCTCTCGGAGCCAGCCTGGCCGCGGTAGCTGCGTGGCGACGCCACGCTGTCCGACTCCCCATCCAGCCCCCTCGCGCACAAGGCAGACAGAGCGGCGTCGCCGCTCAGCTCTCGGTCGTCAGAGTTCCGGCCCCAACGATCTCGAAGCGCTCGCCCTCAGCCGAACCTCGCGCTGAGCCCGAAGAAGCCCGTGTGGTTCTTGGCCCGGACCCGCCGAGCGGTCGCGTCCTCCGCCACCCGGAGCGTCCGCTCTTCCGCTTCTCGAACCAGCCGCGCGTTGACCTCCTTCGCGGTCTCCGGCGTGGCCTTGGAGACGCCGTCTTCTGCCCCACCGGACGGATCAGGCTGGTTGTTCTTCGCGTTCATGGCGTGTCTCTTCGACCGAAAGAGTAGCCGGGGCGACCGCCTGCGCCCCTCCCTGCGACACGATGGCAAGCAGGATCCCCGCGACCCCCAGAACCAGCGCGTACACCATCGCTCCCCCGCTCGCTCTGGTCTTCGCGAGCAGCTCGTCGTTGCGTGCCTGAAGGTTGAGGAAAGCGGCCGACACCGCCTCGTACGACAGCTTCAGAGAGGTCAGCTCGTCTTCCGTGTCGATCCGCAGCAGCTCCACCGGGAGGCGGAGGTGACCGCTTGCGCTGTTGACGGCTCCATCGTCCCCGGCGGCCGGCGGCTGCGGCCCGCACGATTCCGCGATCATCCGGCGGAGCGGCGGGTCTTGCCGCGGCCGCCAGAGGAACAAGACGCGCAACCGGCACCGCATCGTGCCGCACCAGGCCCAGCACCGCCGCGGCCACCGCTTCGGGAACGCGCCAAAGACCAGCTTCGCGAAGGCGAGCCCCGCCGCGACCAGCGAGAGCGTCAGAAGGACCACCGCCCCGAAGAAGGCGGGCCCGCCGATCCTCGGCAGCAGCGTCACGGCTGCCGTGAAGACCGCACCGGTCGCCGCCACCAGGAGCCCGACGCTGAGCTGGAGCTCCCGCTGGATCAACCGCGCCCGCTCCTCCTCTGCGGCCCAAGCGAAGCGGGCGTGCTCCAGCAGCACCGCCCCGGCCTTCAGCTGCACACCTTCGTCTTGCTGAGACTGCAGCAGGAACCCCGAAGAAGCCATGATTCAACGGTACAGGACCCCCCTGAGCTCCACCCGGACGCCGACCCTCGAGAAGCCCATCAAGACGCGGAAGACGCCCGCCCCACAGCCGCGAGAGCGGCGTGGCGACACCACGCCGCCCCACCCCCGATTCGGCCCACCTCCGCACAAGCAGACAGAGCGGCGTCACCGCTCGGTTTCCTCAGTCAGCCCTCACGGAGGGGCTTGTTCGCAGGCACCACAGCCGTGCCCGAGTCCTCGGACCGCGTCGCCGGCGTCGAACACGATCACCGCGGACATCATGAGGTGAACCCCCTTGAAATCTGCTCCAAGTCCTTTGATGCTCGATCGTAGAGTGTTCGACTTCCATCTTTCCCGCCACTCGCTCTCTTGCACGCCGCATGTCACGCGGCTCCGGATCCACTGGCAGCCGCCTGGTCGATCCTCATCGCATGCAGAAGCTTCTCGTCATGATGGAGTGGCGCCGCGCGTTTGAGAGCAATCTGAAGGAGCAGAACCCAGACAAGAACACCAAGCAGCGATTGCAGCGGACCCGCGACAATCCTCCCTGGCAGCCAGAGCGTGATGCCCATCGCGATCCAGGGCATCCAGCAACGCAGGAGGCTCATCGAGGCTGGTCTTGTTCCAATCGCCTGCAGCAGCAGCAGCTGCAAGAGAAACGTCAGGAGAAGATTGTCGTATCCGCGGTGGTAGAAGCTGATCCGGGCGATCACACCAGCGATAGCGAAGAGCAAGAGCGGGGAAGCCGATCGATACCACCAGAGTAGCCAGCAGCCGAACAGCA from Phycisphaera mikurensis NBRC 102666 carries:
- a CDS encoding glycosyltransferase family 9 protein; its protein translation is MAPGPPPTPPAAAPPPLPASLRRVLVVQTDHHLGNTALSLPVVAALGAHFCRGVDLLVDARYAGVVGGVPGVRRVRSMPAQRDGFGNKRRGIPATALLLARLAARRYEAVIDLAGGVRTGILVRAAGWATRERVGFLQARRPGAYTRTIDAPDTARTGTHFFDRYARTLACIGRDPGAPWPPPVRLRPTDADHAAGAAAIAHAFPDAAGPLVVLHPAAGIAWRCWPPERFAAVARGLVARRDARVLIVGVDGDRERAEAIIAAAAAGPGGAATGRVAFASRPLPVTLAVLAAADLLVSNESGPTHLAAAAGTPVVTVFGPTDETRWRPLPLSPDRLDVLRGSACDPGCHGRTCVSGRRCLLSLSADAVLAAACDMLDRAPKRPLPTFGP
- a CDS encoding purple acid phosphatase family protein, translating into MTGRLLLPVLLAVLLAVLLQASPADAKTRRGLTGTVVYATWTQDPTTTLTVHWIDDDPGDPADRGGGRSPTLTVRGIDGTEGADAGVSVTAATMLPIPGTSRFVHRAEATGLAPGAAYAVRVPGDPRPRRFRTVDADPATPTRFVLTSDVYRRRDPLLAMHAHLAARDPAFVILAGDIAYANGDVENADRWLDFLWAWDDRVVTAEGFSVPMIALIGNHEVDGGYLHEIDRDRYPDPADASPFFRRLFAFPGERSYGVLDFGDDLSLVALDSGHQAAIAGEQTRWLEETLAARQHRTHLFTAWHVPAYPSARRLASSMPRRLRRHFVPLLDRYGVDASFEGHDHAYKRTQPIRHGKIDPLGTVYVGDGGYADLAERVPAEPGRGGWFSDARWYLANSKQTDHFEVVTLTGPDRRFEAVGADGEVFDAWESHGNEPKAVVETPVTPVPARAEFWLLLIGVPAAVGAGAWWTRLTRSRRRAAAAAA
- a CDS encoding sugar phosphate isomerase/epimerase family protein, producing MPASSLRPGLVSITFRGLAAEEVLREAVAAGLEGIEWGGDVHAPHGDLAAAERIGHATRDAGLALPTYGSYLRAGAGGPGQPPVAAVIASAAALGAADVRVWAGGTGSAEAEPADRAAVAAGLREACDRAADAGLGVALEYHAGTLTDTADSCLALLDAVDRPNLSTLWQTTNGASDAHSLATLRRLQPRVRHAHVFEWDTGAADQRPLAAGADRWRRFLGELAAPGVERFCLMEFVRGGTLGQFHADAATLKGWLAGTHPPA
- a CDS encoding hydroxyacid dehydrogenase — translated: MVANRSRPVAALIGDPDQIQRVYGDAGRDRLASFTDLRPGVVTGDPAAGLAGVRWAFSTWGMPRLEADTLARLPDLEVLFYAAGTVKGFAGPMLDRGVRVVSAWKANGRPVAEFSLAQILLASKNYFGNSRSIAGPWDRGGGPPVGPGVWDTPVALLGFGAVGRMTAELLGHFRFDVRVVDPFVDDAVLDAHGARRIGMEEAFASCEVVSNHLPDLPSLRHALTRDLFASMRPGATFLNTGRGAQVDEEGLVGVLRERPDLTALLDVTAPEPPVAGSPLYDLPNAHLSSHIAGSLGREVRRLSETVLDEAEALLGGGALQHEIHAAMLDTMA
- a CDS encoding thioredoxin family protein; amino-acid sequence: MFAPADVLRSSFEKGLSFEGLCAAGEAAGQLGPWRERHGQLALDDTQRATLGGFTREMNVLCLTGPWCGDCALQGAAMQRAAEANPARIRLRFLPRSEEHAELVVKSQVNGGFRVPVTYLLAEDLEPVIAMGDRTLSRYRGMASKALPAAEAAALGVGPGFRDADFDPLAAVVREVVDFFERGHLLLRLSGRLRQKHGD
- a CDS encoding mechanosensitive ion channel family protein → MPPILPATLAQADPDPSPLNAAGAGADALAGRAADTLFVALDGLRRGDLEAAWPLVTGFLVPAGVAVALLVGGAVLAKVASGFVAKAARRARIEETLVRFAAKLVFYAVFLLGVLTALGYAGIPMTSFAAMIAAAGFAIGLALSGTLQNFAAGVMLLVFRPFKVGDVVSAAGLTAKVDAIELFTTTFDTFDNRRILVPNGEIYGAKIENVTFHEHRRVEVPVGVAYDADLDRTREVLNAAADSLAADRVDGEGRGHQVFLDGLGDSAVAWKVRFWTEKSRYWPVHEALTRAVKTHLDAAGLAIPFPQMDVRVIRPRGEAPGGAAD
- the mscL gene encoding large conductance mechanosensitive channel protein MscL → MKIVQEFKEFILKGNMVDLAVGIVIGAAFSKVVTTLVGSVIMPPTAFLMGGVDLASKKTLLIEELREGDTHPVYQNTVEKDIPAVYLEWGAMLQALFELLVVGLAIFVVIKAINAMRKKQEEAPKEEPTPVEVELLRDIRDELRSRGGPPPA
- a CDS encoding DUF4394 domain-containing protein translates to MQNPTSHPTRSLAAAGLAIAAVGVTSAASAELIYGLTTQNSVTVFDSAAPSVSIDGGAVTGLANNENLLAIDYRPATDEIYLLGSTNRLYTFDTDTFEATPFAAFSPRLRGTSFAFDFNPAFMSGEFARIISDTDNNRVVSGDSGQYLGPVEKTPVFYAAGDANEGADPNIAGIAYTNSVAGATTTQQFGIDQKLGVLVTVANNAGTLNTIGSLGVSPLTNELGLDISGATGIAYANLQSGPNSALYTIDLDTGVATSLGAITTGDLIRDLTVVPEPTAAAVLGLGGLALLRRRRA